The DNA window GTCGGTATCATGGGGCGGGCCGAGGATCCTGGCCTTGCCGCGCTCCGCGCGATCCTGCGGCATTGCGTCGACGATCTGAAAGCGACTGCCGTCGCTTGATCAAACGCGAAAGATTCTAAGCATGCTCATGGAAATTCCCGCGATAGCAGCTATCCGCGCCGACACCGGCGAACCCGTCGATCCGATCTTTGCCGACGTCACAACCGCTTTGCGTCGCTGCGGCCTGCGCATTGGCGGCATCCTGCAGGAAGAGCATCCCGGCTCTGGCGGTGCACGCTCCGTCACGCGCCTGCGCAACCTTTCCGACGACACGTTGATACAGATTTCACAGGATCTCGGCCGCCATGCCCGCGGCTGCCGCCTCGATCCGGGTGCACTCGCCGAGGCGGCGCGCCGGCTTGAAGCTACGGTCGACACGGGTGTCGATCTTCTGATCCTCAACCGCTTCGGCAAATCCGAGGCGGAGGGCGCTGGCCTGCGGCCCATCATCGAGCGGGCGATCCTGGCCGGGGTGCCGGTGCTCACCGCGGTTCGTGGGGAATATGCCTCCGCTTGGGAACAATTCCACGACGGAATGGCGGCGTGGCTTCCGGCGGATGCAAGGGCGGTGCTCGCATGGTGCCGGGCGGCGCCCGGCCTGGCTCAGGTGCCTGCCGATGCGCTGGACGCCGCCGAGCGCTGAATGGTCATGGTCCGTATCGGCATTCTCACCATTTCCGACCGCGCGAGCCGTGGGGAGTATGAAGATGCGAGCGGCGATGCCATCGAAACTTGGCTCACGCGCGCCATCACCTCACCCTGGTCATCTGACCGGCGTATCGTCCCCGATGGCATTGAGCCGGTCCGAAGCGCCCTGACCTCTCTTTGCGACAGGGATCATGCCGATCTCATCCTCACCACCGGTGGTACGGGGCCGGCTCCCCGCGATCTGACCCCGGAGGCGATGCAGATGGTGATCGAACGTGAACTGCCGGGCTTTGGCGAGCTCATGCGTCGTGTCAGCCTGGAAACCGTGCCCACCGCCATCCTCTCGCGGCAGATGGCGGGCACTCGTGGACACACCCTGATCGTCAACCTGCCGGGCAAGCCCGCCTCAATCGATGTCTGCCTGGATGCCGTGTTCCCGGCGATCCCCTATTGCCTGGACCTGATCGGGGCGGGCCGGATCGATACGGACCCGCATGTGTGCGGTGCCTTTCGGCCTTCTTGAGAACTCAGGGCGAGCGAGTATGTCGTCAAGAGGGTTTCTTGTTCACGCCATCGGTCGACGATGCCGCGGTATGGCGCAACAGACGGGCAGCTTCAACCGCCTGGCTGGCGATTTCGTCGAACAAGAGTGCCATCTCCATGAAAACGGTGGGATCGCTCTCGCGGTCGGTGATTTCGTCGATTTCGGCGAGGAACGAGAGTTGAGCGGCAATCCAATCCCTCCGGTGGCGTGCCTCCCTCAATCCGTTCCTCAACTGATGACGGCTTTCGAGAGCGGAAAAGCGATCGAGCGCTTCGTCCAGTTTCGTCCGGCAGCGGCAATCCAGTTCCACGGAAGACAACACCCGGCGCAGCCGTGAAGCGACGTCGGAACGGTTTGGGCTATCGGCAGGCTTGGTCACGGCTCGATTCTCCCTCACCAGTTGGCCCATGTTGGCGTCGGTGCTCTGCTTCTCGAAGCAATCCCGGAAGGATAACAACCCGAGTGGGAGGGACGTTGATGTAGCGCAAGCTCGGAAGAAAACATATGTGTCAAACGTGGCGTCATGTGCGATGCCGTTACCGGTCAGGAAGGCGTCTCTCGCGCGCGTCTTCCATCGCTGGCCGGCTCTCCAGGTGCGGTGAGCCTTCGCGACCAATCCTCGACGGCCCGACGTTCGAGCCGGCGGCGTGCCAGCTTGCGCCAGGAATCGGCCAATTCGGGCAAATCTGCGAGCCGGGCAAGACTGCCTAAATTCAGGGTATCGCGGTAGAGCACGTCCATGATGCGCTCCAGCGTCCATCCGTCGGCCGGCCGTTCGACGAGAGCGATGGAATCGCCCGCCTCGAGACGGCCTTCCTCCAGAACGCGGTAGTACCAACCGGTGCGCCTGCTTTCCTGAACCTGGCGGGCCATGGTCGGCTCGCCGAACCGCTCGTTGAGCCGCCAACAAGGCTGGCGGCCTTGCGACACCTGCACCAGCGCCGTCCCCAGGCGGTAGATATCCCCGACGCAGACATCTTTCTCCGTCATGCCTTCGCTCGAGACATTCTCCCCGAAGGCGCCGACGGTGGCGAGCTGCTCCACCAAGGAAGGTATTTCGCGCCGCCACCCGGCATAGTGATCGTAAGGATAGTGATGCACGGCCTTCTCGGGGCCGCCGTGATTTTTGCGGTCGCCCTGCGCATCCCCGGAAAGACCGTCGCGTTGCACCCTAAGCGGCCCTGTCGTCGGGCGCTTGTATATGCCGCTGGGAACGCCGCGGGAGCCAAGCGGCGCGAGACCGCCGACCAGAACCGCGTGTATCGACACGGTCATCGCGTCTCGCCCCCACGGTGCGAGTGGGTGTGAAAGCCGCTTTCCGTCACGATCACATCCATTGGAATATCATGCGGTTGCGGGTAGATGGTTGGGAGAGCGGCTTGCTCATAGCCAAGGCCGATCACATGCGGCTTTTTCTGCATGGCGGCGAGCGTTCGATCGAAGAAGCCGCCGCCATAACCAAGCCGGTAACATGCGCTGTCGAAGCCGACGATCGGCGCGATGACGACGTCCGGCATGACCTCCTCGCCCTTTGCCGGCACGAGAATATTCCAGATGCCGCGCTCCAGCTTGTCGCCAGGTTTCCAGGCGCGGAACACGAGAGGCGCATGCCGTTCGACCACCACTGGCAATGCGCAGGAGCCGCCACGCACAAGGATGTCTTTCATCCAGCCTCGCAGGTCGGGTTCACCACGGAAAGGCCAGTATGCGCTAACGATCCGGCCTGACACATCAGGCAGTACCCTATCAAGGCTCGCGCTGATCTTCTCGGCAAGCCTGGACCGTTCATCTGCGGAAAGCGCCAGCCGTTCCTCAATCAGCCTTTGGCGCTCCGCCTTGCGCCAACGCGCAACATCGATGCGCTGTTGCAGATCATCGACCGCCAGTCCCAAATAGTCCGAATCAAGCTCATGCATGTAGCAGGGTGGTGATGCATAGGAGCCCGTTCCGTCACGCTCGTCGTCGTCTCGTTTTCCACTCATATCATGCTCCTGGCCCGGTGCTCGACCTGCTGGCGGGTTTACCGCCGCTTCACGATGTTGATCCATGCCGCTCGCCCAACATGGATCACCAATCCGGCAAACGTAGCCAACCATGCAGAGATGGCCACAAATATGAAGACCTTCGGGATGGAGACGAGAAAGGGCAGATCAAGCGCTCGTGAAAGCTGGTACGTCCCGGTCGTGTACATTCCGAGGGGAAACACCATTCCCCAGAGCTGCGGCTCATAGACCATCTTGTCCCTCCGTATCACGTACCGCCAAGCCATGAGCGCCAGCAGGAAGGGAATCCACCAGGTGGCAGCAGCCCAGAAGAACAGTGTAAAGCCCTTTAGAAACGGCAGATAATCCGCAAGTAGCGGCCAATGATCGGCGCGCATGATGAGCGTGGAGCCGGCAAGTGTCGTGATCGCAACCGCGCCCATGTTGATCCAGTAAGGTGGCGCGAAGTCGCGTGCTGCCAAGCGCACAAAGGTCAGACGGTAGAAAATCAGCGGAATAATGGCGAGATAAAGCATGCAGCCGATCATGAACATGGCGAGGGACAGGAATTGTATCTCCACGGTTGGCGCCGTTTGCAGATCGAGTGTCCCGCGCAAGACGACGATTGACTGTGTCGCGACCGCTGCGATCAGCCAGGCACCGTTGATTCCGGCTGCAAGCGATGGCTTGTTCTCGCGCACCGTGACGGCAGTGAAGAACGCGTACATCACGAGCAGCCATAGGCCGAGCCCGACATACCATAGCGTGCTCGCAACGTCGGGAGCATCGGCCACAATCGCGCTCTGGGTCCCGAGGACGCACGTCCCAGCGACCAGCGTAAAAAACCCTGGTGCGCGTTGATGATCGGAAAGATCCTCGGTCAGCTTGCTTCGGAACAGGATTATCCGGAGCAGCGTCAGGATCCAAAGGATCACGTAGGCGATCCAGTTAATGCCGACGAGGAGAGAGGCAAATGCCGGGAACCCTAAAAGCTGGCATGCGATGGACACCACGCCCGTCGCCATCACCAGAGCGAAGTATCCGGGAAACAGACTCTCGGCCGCACTGAGGACGAAGGGTCCCAGCGCCGACGATCTCTGTTTGCTATCAGGGGGGGCGGCCATCTGTCAGTGTTCCAGGTAGCGCGTCACCAGATCGAGCTGGAGAAAGAAGATAAGCAAAGCCGTGTTTCCCGCCCATGCCACCGTCAACCAGCGGGCCAGTAGACCCCAGAACGGATGCGCGTTGGTTGCGCAGCGCCAGACAGATACAAGAATCCAGATTGTATAACCGGCAAAGCCGAACAGCAGGAGTTGCTGCGCAACGAGCCGACCTTCGTGTATTGCCAGAACGTGAAGGAAAACGAAGATGGCGCTCGCGCTGACGCCATAGCCCCAAAACACCTTCCCGAGCGGTTCTGCGCCGTGCCATGCGCGCAACTCCGGCTCGAAGAAGCCGGAAGTGACGCGTGCCACAAAAGATTTGGAGCGTCGTCCCGATGTCATATTTGGCGCCTTCACGTGGGCGGGCAGCCTGTTTGCCGAAATCTCACACCTCCTTGTCTTGATCTCCCGGTGGGCCGGACGGAAGGTGCCTCGGTGTTACCGGGACGCCCCACTATCTCCCCAAAGCCAGTCTTCCAGCCAGTCAAAAAGGACTGCCAGGACAATTGCGAGGGCGACGATTACAAGACGCTGTCGTGCATACCGCATCGCGCTGGTGGGCGGATACCATAGCTCGGCCATCATTTCATGAAATCGAACCGGGAGCCGAGGCCCCATAAGGTGGACGAGCCCACTCACCGCTGCGCGTCCGGTTGCACAGCGGTTGTCGACCCCGCCGGGTATGCGTGTCCCGCTGATTCCGGTTGTCCAAACCTCGGGAACAGCACGTTGTTCTCCAGATGGATATGCTCCATGACGTCGTCAACGAGTTTGGCCCCGCCCGCACAGAGCGCTTGCCAGGATCGGCAAGCGCCTTCCGGCGGAACAAAACCGTTGGCTATCTCTTCCAGCCGCCGCAGGTGATCGCCATGACGGTGGTGATCATCACGCATCTGCTCGATCGAAAGCGCATCGAGAGGATCACCATCCCGTCGCATCAGCGGGAAGAGTTCCATCTCCTCCTTCTGCATGTGCACCTCGAGTTCTGAATGCATCTCGTGGAGCGTGTCGGCGAGTCCGATCGGAGCCTGCGGGTGGACGGCATGAACCGCCTCGACCTTGCGCGCGAGACGTATCAGCTCCGGCAGCTCGCGCCGATGCGTTTCATGGTATCGGCTCAGGATATGATCGATCAGTGGACCGGTTTCTTCCGGTACCGTGAGACCTGCGTTCGGATCGAGTGCGGCGAGTGCGCCTTCAATGGAGGCGATATCCAAACCCCGCTTGCTGGCCACTTCCCCCAGCGTCAGATCGCCACCGCAGCAAAAATCCAGCTTGAACTTCCTGAACACGGCGGTAGCGCCGGGCAATGCAGCTGCGATTTCGCCGATGTTGCGGTCCCTGAGAGAGACTTTCGCGGTTTCGCTGGTCATCGTTCATTTCCTTTCCGATCCGGAGGTAGATTTTCCGCCGTGATCCGCCCGCGACGCAAAGGGATATTGTACATATATCTCTATTCTGACTCTGCGTCCCTTGCAAACGCTTGTGGGCGGACGCCCGTGCTATTGACCGAGGTTAAACGTCAGTCATGGATTCCCGGCCCTTCGCAGGGAGTGTGGGAGCTGGTGTTGGCCGAAGTCGATCGTCGAACGCCGGAGAACCTGGCCTGCATCATTGACATCCAGTCGGACACGACGTCCCTTGTAGAAGAAGGTCAGCCGATGCAGCCCGCGATGTTCCCCCTCGCCATGCTCGCAAATGCTCGTGATCTCGTTCTCGCACATCAGCGTCTGGACGCGGTGCGCTGGCACATTCAGGAGATCTCCCAGCAGTGCGGCGTCGATGCAAAAACCGTCTTCGTTTCTTTCTAGCAACATCCGCAGTTCCTCAAGGAAGACAGAGCGCCCCTCCGTGCAGAATGCAGGCGACGCCCGGCGATTGCGATTTGAAAGTCAGTTGCGCCTCCTCCGTCCGCGCATCTTACCAAGGCAGCTTCGGTGTTAGCCGATGCAGCAGAACGTCAAAGCGCCTGGCGGTTTTCGGGCTGGTGTGCCTCAATGCGACGCAAGCCTGCCCGGCGAGACGGCAGGCGAACTCGATCTCGCCAGCTTCTGCGAGTGCCTTGAGGCTCGCGGCCAGGATGTCGGCGAGATGCCGTGCTTCACCGTCTACGCCAGCTCCACTGGCGGTGATTTCGTTTCCATGCTCGCTCACCAGCCGCCTCCGTCGCGTATTCCGAAGCGCGCCTTGGCCCTCTCGCTCATCATTTCTGGTGTCCAGCGTGGTTCGTAGGTGAGCTTCACGTCCACGAACTCGACCCCCGGCACGTTGCTTGCGCACTCGCCTGCGCCCGCTTTCAGATAGTCCGTCGCCGGACATCCGGGCGTGGTCGTAGTCATAGTGAGATGAACCACACCACCATCTTCGATGGCAACGTCGTAGATCAGGCCGAGATCGACGATATTGTAACCCAGTTCCGGGTCTATCACCTGACGCAGCGCATCTCTTATGCGCTCGGCAAAATCATTTGTGTCTCCCTCCGCAACGGTGCGGTCGGATGACGGTGCGTCAGATCCTGCGGGCTCGACGACCACCGGCGCGCCGGACATAAAGTGCTCCATGATCGCGCCCAGGATCGCCGGCTTCAGGTGCTGCCACTCACCGCCCCCCTTGGTGACGGTAATGAAATCACCGCCGAGGAATATGCCCGATACGCCCGGAATCTGGAACAACCGTGCCGCGAGCGGAGAGCTTGCAGCCTGTGAGCTATCGTGGAGGTCGAGTGTGCCGTGGCTGAGCACTTCGCGACCAGGCAGGAATCTGAGGGTCGCAGGGTCCGGCATCGGCTCGGTCTGGATGAACATGGCGGTCAGGCTCCGTGCTGGCTCGCGACCCTCACCAGGATCCTGTATGTCTTACCATCCGGCTCAAAGCCGCCCCGCCAGCAATGTCCCCGTTTCTCGAGTTCGGGGAACAGGAACACCGGCTCGCGGCACAGCAGTGCCGAGACAACCTCGCCTTCCTTCATAGTTTCGGTCGCGGCCAGAATGCGCACCATTGGCTCGGGTGGATCGAGGTCACGATTGTCCATTTCGGTGACTGGCTCTGGCCATTCCTCGCCGTCCCCAGCTGCAATCGAGACTTCGGCTTCTGAGGGCTTCTCTACTCCGGTCGGCCTGAAGAGCACTTCCCAGTCGCCGGCTTCGAGTTCCCTCGCTTCATGTGAATAGCCTTTCGCGCCAAGGACGCTGAAGAGCGGTACGGGCTCGAACGTGGCGAGTAGCCGCAGGCCCTCCCCTGGGCCGAGCGCGGCGACCGCGCTCAGGATTTCCTCAAAGGGTTCTCCGCCGGCGCGCAGGATGGGGCGGACATCAAGGTCTACGAATGTCATTGTCATCGGCTTTCTCCTTTCGGATCAACTTTGTCGGGCGACCGACATAAGGAGGCGGGGTCGCGATGCGCCTGCCGGAAGACGCTGCTCTGCCCCCACGTTGAGCAGCCGGCGGGTGCACAGAAGCTGCACGACGATCCCGGAAGTCGCGACAAGCATCACCGCGGCCGCAAACCTGAATGCGAAGGTGTGTTCCAGGAGGAGCGCAGCAGTGCCGGACCAAACAGCGAGGAAGTAGATGAGGAACCATTTGATCGCGCGTTGCTCGATCACCAGGTCCTGCACTCTCGGCGTCGACGCCCTGCCGAGCACGGGTCCGTAGCATTCGAGCCACGTCAGAAAAGCGACGATCTTGTAGAGCTTGGCGAGGCCGAGCCCGGACAACCAGCCGAAAGCGACCAGGAAGACGAGCGGGGCGATGAAGTCTGACAGCCGGCCGAGTGCGAGTAGGACAGCCATGAGAACGACGGAGGCCGCAAGCGAAGCGAGCGATAACGCTGCCATGCGGCTGTTCAATTCTATGTCCCGGCGCTTTCGGGCGCGATAAAGATGGAGCATGTCGCGCCCATAAAGCGCCAAAGCCGCAACGGCGATGAGGCCCGCAACAAGGAGGGCGGTATCAGGCTGTCCCTCCCACCAGATAGCGGCAACTCCGCCCACGATTGCGATGGTTAGCCCGGCTGCGCCAAGACCGAGCGCCGCATGCGTACTCGGCGAATCGAGTTCCGGTGCGAGCATGAACATGGCCAATAATCGGTAGCTGACGCCCATGGCGGTAAAGGTCAGCCAGCCGCCAAAGCCGGCAATCGCGTGGATGGAAACCCCTTCAGCGGCTATGGCAAGGAAAGGCGGATATGTGGTTGCGCCTCCGAGAACGAGCGCAAAGATAATCCCCAACGTCGCAGCAACGGCAACGCTGCAAAGCCCGATCACAACAAAACGTGCCGGCAGAGGCAACGGCCGCGCGGCCCACAATGTACGCCCGAGGTTCCAGAGAACGAGCGCAAACCCAGCGCCGAGAAGCGCGCTGGCGAGCAGAAAATATGGCAGAACCGGCTGCACTCGCCCTGCGAGCGTCAGAAAGCCGAGAAGCAGTGCCGCAATGCCGCCGATCAGGCAGATGAGCGTCGGCAAAGGCAACGTGTTGCTGAAAAGAGGCTTCGCGACAAGAACCGGCACGAACTGGAACAGCGCGCCGCACATCAGGAGGCTCAGCCATCCGAGCGCGACGACGTGTACCAGAACGAGCGTGTCAGGAGACTTCAGCGGTGCGTTCGGAAAGCCGTATCCCAGGGTCATCATCAACTCCGCCGCAACAAGGGCAAGGAGTGATGCTGCGAAATAGGACATGGTCCAGCGAGACAGCGAAACTCCAGTCATGATCGGACACTCCTCGAGATCGTACCGGGCACCGGCCCGGTACGATCCGAAATG is part of the Chelativorans sp. AA-79 genome and encodes:
- a CDS encoding DUF2478 domain-containing protein; amino-acid sequence: MLMEIPAIAAIRADTGEPVDPIFADVTTALRRCGLRIGGILQEEHPGSGGARSVTRLRNLSDDTLIQISQDLGRHARGCRLDPGALAEAARRLEATVDTGVDLLILNRFGKSEAEGAGLRPIIERAILAGVPVLTAVRGEYASAWEQFHDGMAAWLPADARAVLAWCRAAPGLAQVPADALDAAER
- the mog gene encoding molybdopterin adenylyltransferase, with the translated sequence MVRIGILTISDRASRGEYEDASGDAIETWLTRAITSPWSSDRRIVPDGIEPVRSALTSLCDRDHADLILTTGGTGPAPRDLTPEAMQMVIERELPGFGELMRRVSLETVPTAILSRQMAGTRGHTLIVNLPGKPASIDVCLDAVFPAIPYCLDLIGAGRIDTDPHVCGAFRPS
- a CDS encoding MOSC domain-containing protein; its protein translation is MTVSIHAVLVGGLAPLGSRGVPSGIYKRPTTGPLRVQRDGLSGDAQGDRKNHGGPEKAVHHYPYDHYAGWRREIPSLVEQLATVGAFGENVSSEGMTEKDVCVGDIYRLGTALVQVSQGRQPCWRLNERFGEPTMARQVQESRRTGWYYRVLEEGRLEAGDSIALVERPADGWTLERIMDVLYRDTLNLGSLARLADLPELADSWRKLARRRLERRAVEDWSRRLTAPGEPASDGRRARETPS
- a CDS encoding 5-formyltetrahydrofolate cyclo-ligase translates to MSGKRDDDERDGTGSYASPPCYMHELDSDYLGLAVDDLQQRIDVARWRKAERQRLIEERLALSADERSRLAEKISASLDRVLPDVSGRIVSAYWPFRGEPDLRGWMKDILVRGGSCALPVVVERHAPLVFRAWKPGDKLERGIWNILVPAKGEEVMPDVVIAPIVGFDSACYRLGYGGGFFDRTLAAMQKKPHVIGLGYEQAALPTIYPQPHDIPMDVIVTESGFHTHSHRGGETR
- a CDS encoding tellurite resistance/C4-dicarboxylate transporter family protein; the encoded protein is MAAPPDSKQRSSALGPFVLSAAESLFPGYFALVMATGVVSIACQLLGFPAFASLLVGINWIAYVILWILTLLRIILFRSKLTEDLSDHQRAPGFFTLVAGTCVLGTQSAIVADAPDVASTLWYVGLGLWLLVMYAFFTAVTVRENKPSLAAGINGAWLIAAVATQSIVVLRGTLDLQTAPTVEIQFLSLAMFMIGCMLYLAIIPLIFYRLTFVRLAARDFAPPYWINMGAVAITTLAGSTLIMRADHWPLLADYLPFLKGFTLFFWAAATWWIPFLLALMAWRYVIRRDKMVYEPQLWGMVFPLGMYTTGTYQLSRALDLPFLVSIPKVFIFVAISAWLATFAGLVIHVGRAAWINIVKRR
- the ric gene encoding iron-sulfur cluster repair di-iron protein yields the protein MTSETAKVSLRDRNIGEIAAALPGATAVFRKFKLDFCCGGDLTLGEVASKRGLDIASIEGALAALDPNAGLTVPEETGPLIDHILSRYHETHRRELPELIRLARKVEAVHAVHPQAPIGLADTLHEMHSELEVHMQKEEMELFPLMRRDGDPLDALSIEQMRDDHHRHGDHLRRLEEIANGFVPPEGACRSWQALCAGGAKLVDDVMEHIHLENNVLFPRFGQPESAGHAYPAGSTTAVQPDAQR
- a CDS encoding DUF6522 family protein; this encodes MLLERNEDGFCIDAALLGDLLNVPAHRVQTLMCENEITSICEHGEGEHRGLHRLTFFYKGRRVRLDVNDAGQVLRRSTIDFGQHQLPHSLRRAGNP
- a CDS encoding NifU N-terminal domain-containing protein, producing the protein MFIQTEPMPDPATLRFLPGREVLSHGTLDLHDSSQAASSPLAARLFQIPGVSGIFLGGDFITVTKGGGEWQHLKPAILGAIMEHFMSGAPVVVEPAGSDAPSSDRTVAEGDTNDFAERIRDALRQVIDPELGYNIVDLGLIYDVAIEDGGVVHLTMTTTTPGCPATDYLKAGAGECASNVPGVEFVDVKLTYEPRWTPEMMSERAKARFGIRDGGGW
- a CDS encoding DUF2249 domain-containing protein, whose translation is MTMTFVDLDVRPILRAGGEPFEEILSAVAALGPGEGLRLLATFEPVPLFSVLGAKGYSHEARELEAGDWEVLFRPTGVEKPSEAEVSIAAGDGEEWPEPVTEMDNRDLDPPEPMVRILAATETMKEGEVVSALLCREPVFLFPELEKRGHCWRGGFEPDGKTYRILVRVASQHGA